A genomic region of candidate division TA06 bacterium contains the following coding sequences:
- a CDS encoding amidohydrolase, with product MKKVVKTGVVRLFINARIHTLADKSTAEALAYDAFTGTILSVGTQKELLAGYKSLKPEIIDLQGMTVLPGFTDCHTHFCGYSLMLTRPNLDGLRSLKDCLAETANYLKNKKPGQWLLGAGWNKNLWTEGRLPHKSDLDAIAPHNPVFLWSKDWHTAWLNSAAIRELELSSGMNGLPGSLVEKDKDGRPSGIVREEAANQCYSRIPKPSEKEQREALRLGQLAFAKLGLTGFHTMETGLEFSLLQRLNRDGLLLLRAVAYLREDSLSEAVGLELRSGFGDDFLKFGGLKLFIDGSLGSQTALMLKAYSSGRSCGLQVADYDQLLSLVKTSARHGMACAIHAIGDAANKMALDIYQKTRNLDKSLRQRIEHCQLVETSDISRFKELGIIASVQPVHLVSDIDLIKKHWAGREASAYPFGSLVRNGATVVFGSDAPVETPNPFKAIQAAVTRQKENDPGTAFYPEERINIRRAVRAYTVDAAYAGGREKILGALKPGKLADFICLSDDIFQTPAEAISQLKVERTFVGGKEI from the coding sequence ATGAAGAAAGTGGTTAAGACAGGAGTGGTAAGGCTTTTCATCAATGCCAGGATCCATACACTGGCGGACAAAAGTACGGCCGAAGCCTTGGCCTACGACGCTTTTACCGGAACCATCCTGTCGGTGGGAACCCAAAAGGAACTGCTGGCCGGATATAAATCTTTGAAACCCGAGATCATAGATCTGCAGGGAATGACGGTCCTGCCGGGCTTCACCGATTGCCACACCCATTTTTGCGGTTACTCCCTGATGCTCACCCGGCCCAATCTTGACGGCTTGCGCTCCCTGAAAGACTGCCTGGCGGAAACCGCTAATTACCTGAAAAACAAAAAACCCGGCCAATGGCTCTTGGGCGCCGGCTGGAACAAAAATCTCTGGACCGAAGGCCGCCTACCCCACAAAAGCGATCTAGACGCCATAGCTCCCCATAACCCGGTCTTTTTGTGGAGCAAGGACTGGCATACCGCCTGGCTGAATTCGGCCGCCATCAGGGAACTGGAACTGAGTTCCGGGATGAACGGTCTCCCCGGAAGCCTGGTGGAAAAAGATAAAGATGGGCGTCCCTCCGGCATTGTCCGGGAAGAGGCCGCCAACCAATGTTATTCAAGGATCCCCAAGCCCTCGGAAAAGGAACAACGAGAAGCTTTGCGCCTGGGCCAACTGGCCTTCGCCAAACTGGGGCTGACCGGATTTCATACCATGGAGACCGGTTTGGAGTTTTCCCTTTTGCAGCGGCTGAACCGGGATGGCCTGCTGCTCTTGAGGGCCGTGGCCTACCTGCGGGAGGATTCCTTGTCCGAAGCAGTTGGGCTGGAACTCCGGTCCGGCTTCGGCGACGATTTTCTGAAATTCGGCGGCCTCAAGCTTTTCATCGACGGCTCGCTGGGGTCGCAGACCGCTTTGATGCTTAAAGCTTATTCATCGGGCAGATCCTGCGGCCTGCAGGTGGCCGACTACGACCAATTGCTGTCATTAGTGAAAACGTCCGCCCGGCACGGCATGGCCTGCGCCATCCACGCCATCGGCGACGCGGCCAACAAAATGGCCCTGGATATTTACCAAAAGACCAGAAACTTGGACAAGTCTTTGCGCCAACGGATCGAGCATTGCCAGTTAGTGGAAACTTCGGATATATCTCGATTTAAAGAGCTGGGCATAATTGCTTCGGTCCAGCCGGTGCACTTGGTTTCGGATATTGACCTGATCAAAAAACACTGGGCCGGCCGGGAAGCCTCTGCCTATCCTTTTGGTTCTTTGGTCAGGAATGGAGCCACTGTTGTTTTTGGGTCCGATGCGCCGGTTGAAACGCCAAACCCTTTCAAAGCCATCCAGGCGGCAGTGACCAGACAGAAGGAAAATGATCCGGGAACGGCATTTTACCCTGAGGAACGGATAAATATCCGGCGGGCCGTGCGGGCCTACACGGTAGACGCCGCTTATGCCGGAGGGCGGGAAAAGATTCTCGGCGCCTTGAAGCC